A genomic segment from Rhizoctonia solani chromosome 11, complete sequence encodes:
- a CDS encoding short chain dehydrogenase, which produces MPHSLENHSVWLITGCSTGMGRHFALYDVFTSIITRIHTATQTLLSLGQKVIATARNIDQVRDIEQAGAAVMTVDVTWSPDKLNEVAQNAIKVYGRVDYLINNAGYGYQGTIEEMSHQETHDLFSARGAMYCITKAAVAAVGEALKVELDPLGIKVLTVDLGKFRTSFLERDTNLKKASQMIPDYKPVNDWFDDFRDKIAGNQPNDPKLGVLRIIEIITQSGMATGKEVPGRIPLGVDAKEQLIKRCQDTVEQLEEWSDIICSTGY; this is translated from the exons ATGCCCCATAGCCTCGAGAACCACTCTGTATGGCTCATCACAGGCTGTAGCACTGGTATGGGCCGACACTTTGCCTTG TACGATGTATTCACATCCATCATCACTCGCATCCATACTGCTACTCAGACACTTTTGAGCCTGGGACAAAAGGTGATCGCAACGGCCCGGAACATCGACCAAGTCCGTGATATAGAACAAGCGGGAGCGGCTGTAATGACTGTGGATGTCACTTGGTCGCCAGACAAACTGAACGAAGTGGCTCAAAATGCAATCAAGGTCTACGGAAGGGTGGACTACCTGATCAACAACGCCGG ATATGGATACCAAGGCACCATTGAGGAGATGAGTCACCAAGAGACTCATGACCTTTTCAGTGCAA GAGGCGCCATGTACTGCATCACGAAAGCAGCAGTGGCAGCGGTAGGGGAAGCGCTGAAGGTCGAACTGGATCCTTTGGGGATCAAGGTGCTCACGGTTGATCTA GGAAAATTCCGCACTTCATTTTTGGAACGAGACACAAACCTCAAGAAGGCTTCCCAGATGATTCCAGATTATAAACCCGTTAATGACTGGTTTGATGACTTTAGGGACAAGATCGCAGGGAATCAGCCCAACGATCCCAAGTTGGGAGTGCTCCGGATAATCGAGATAATTACTCAAAGCGGTATGGCTACCGGTAAAGAAGTGCCGGGGCGCATTCCTTTGGGAGT TGACGCAAAAGAGCAATTGATCAAGAGATGTCAGGATACCGTCGAGCAGCTCGAAGAGTGGAGCGATATTATTTGTTCAACAGGTTATTGA
- a CDS encoding CHAT domain protein yields MEALDHEGLFEQGELHHEQFLHLGNLDDIEKAIEYGNRALDLTPNEHPRVPTQLTCLGAYYNDRFRQLDNPEDMEKSIDCHKRALGLTPEDHPEFAYRLGNLGISHSVRFRHLGQLEDLEKSIDCKARVVALTPDGHPDLPNWHATLGVSYADRYRCLGELDDLEKWIESDSRALALTPDDHPDLPERHANLGMSYGVRYQRLGELGDLNKSIDHKTRALELTPNGHPDLSYRHADLGASYGTRYQRLGQPEDLDKWVECDSCALALTPDGHPDYPERHANLGMSCGIRYQRLGKLDDLDKSIEHKTCAAALTPDGHPDQLDRYADLGAAYGDRFQRLGTPSDLEKAIKCQDRVLSLTPNGHSELSLRHFNRAILLHNKYRRTGNRSDLDNSLGSFRNSSDLSNGATRDVFNNALRWTELASKYSYLEPVEAFRTTLELLDQFIWLGGATKEQQLLDLSVAEGLAAQAASTAILSLEFNKALEWLEHARRAVWNRRLILRSPLDNLASSHPDLAARLESITQQLHRTSSESPESRPVPPEHRHRLITEYIDLLAHIRDLPGFGDFLLPTKVKDLLRAARNGPVVVINCHETRCDALLILPGNNRISHVALPNFTEQKARNARSEVEAWLRRGPIPERKVRRPLQETDPAMGLVLSNLWYDVVKPVLNYLGYLNNPPTDELPHITWCPTGVASLLPLHAAGDYDQPRSRVFDHVVSSYTPTLTALLAYTPTVPSCIPEILAVGQDSTPGHSPLPGSVSELTHIRSHAKDRAGGFYLHDGALDLAAITRRSFKDKGLAFLSVRQGPMAHEKLPDEVIHLASGMLMAGYPSVIAPMWSVADDDTPFMADKIYAQLMESRKIGNGEVGKALHHALAALREKVGEKEFGRWVPYIHIGS; encoded by the exons ATGGAGGCTCTAG ACCACGAAGGATTGTTTGAACAGGGAGAGCTTCATCACGAGCAGTTCCTCCACCTCGGAAATCTGGATGACATTGAGAAGGCTATCGAGTATGGAAACCGTGCGCTCGACCTGACTCCGAATGAACACCCACGCGTGCCAACCCAGCTCACTTGTCTTGGAGCGTATTACAACGATCGATTTCGTCAGCTCGATAACCCCGAAGATATGGAGAAATCAATTGACTGCCACAAACGTGCGCTTGGATTGACTCCTGAAGACCACCCGGAGTTTGCGTACCGATTAGGCAATCTAGGAATATCTCATAGTGTTCGATTTCGACACCTAGGGCAACTCGAAGACCTTGAGAAATCAATTGACTGTAAAGCCCGTGTCGTCGCTCTTACTCCAGATGGCCACCCAGACCTTCCAAACTGGCACGCGACTCTGGGAGTATCCTACGCCGACCGGTATCGATGCCTGGGCGAACTCGACGATCTCGAGAAATGGATCGAATCCGACTCTCGCGCACTCgcgctcactcccgacgaTCACCCGGATCTACCAGAACGCCACGCCAACTTGGGGATGTCATATGGTGTTCGATATCAGCGGCTAGGAGAACTCGGCGACCTCAATAAATCCATTGATCACAagactcgtgcactcgaactGACCCCCAACGGCCATCCAGATTTGTCATATCGTCATGCTGATCTCGGAGCGTCTTATGGTACTCGATACCAACGCTTGGGACAACCCGAAGATCTCGACAAGTGGGTCGAATGTGACTCTTGCGCGCTCGCGCTTACTCCCGATGGCCATCCAGACTACCCGGAACGCCATGCCAACTTAGGAATGTCATGTGGTATTCGATATCAACGTTTGGGGAAACTCGACGACCTTGACAAATCGATTGAGCACAAGACTTGTGCAGCGgcgctcactcccgacggccacccGGACCAATTGGATCGTTATGCTGACCTCGGAGCGGCGTATGGAGACCGATTTCAGCGTCTTGGTACACCAAGTGATCTCGAGAAAGCAATTAAATGCCAAGACCGCGTACTTTCGCTCACCCCCAACGGACATTCCGAGTTGTCTTTGCGACATTTCAATCGAGCCATACTTCTTCACAATAAATATAGGCGTACGGGTAATCGCTCTGACTTGGACAACTCGCTCGGTTCATTCCGTAACTCCTCCGATTTATCAAATGGGGCAACGCGTGATGTTTTCAACAATGCCCTACGTTGGACAGAGCTTGCGTCTAAATATAGCTACCTCGAACCCGTCGAAGCTTTCCGTACGACTCTCGAACTTTTGGATCAGTTTATTTGGCTTGGTGGCGCCACCAAAGAGCAACAACTTCTAGATCTATCAGTAGCCGAAGGCCTGGCGGCACAAGCTGCTTCCACTGCTATTCTGTCCTTGGAATTCAACAAAGCGCTCGAATGGCTGGAACATGCGCGCCGCGCCGTATGGAATCGGAGGCTCATTCTTCGATCTCCTCTGGATAACCTTGCATCGTCCCATCCCGATCTTGCTGCTCGACTGGAGTCAATTACCCAGCAACTTCATCGTACTAGTTCCGAGTCTCCAGAGTCCCGCCCGGTCCCTCCAGAACATCGACACCGCCTAATCACGGAATATATTGATTTACTAGCCCACATTCGTGACTTGCCTGGATTTGGGGACTTCCTTCTTCCGACCAAGGTCAAGGATCTACTCCGTGCTGCTCGAAACGGCCCTGTTGTTGTTATCAATTGTCACGAAACTCGTTGCGACGCACTTCTCATTTTACCTGGAAACAATCGTATCAGCCATGTGGCGCTTCCCAACTTTACCGAACAGAAAGCACGAAATGCTCGCTCGGAAGTGGAAGCGTGGTTGCGACGCGGGCCAATCCCGGAGCGCAAGGTCAGACGCCCACTCCAGGAAACCGATCCGGCCATGGGGCTTGTGCTTTCAAATCTGTGGTACGATGTTGTCAAGCCAGTGCTGAATTACCTGGGGTATCTG AACAATCCTCCAACGGACGAACTCCCGCATATTACATGGTGTCCCACTGGTGTTGCATCTCTCTTGCCCCTGCATGCCGCTGGAGATTATGACCAACCAAGGTCAAGGGTGTTCGACCACGTTGTATCGTCCTACACGCCCACGCTCACTGCCCTACTCGCTTATACTCCGACCGTACCGAGCTGCATTCCCGAGATACTCGCTGTCGGTCAAGACTCTACGCCTGGCCATAGCCCTTTGCCTGGCTCCGTCAGCGAGCTTACACACATCAGATCGCATGCGAAGGATAGAGCA GGCGGATTTTATCTCCACGACGGTGCTCTCGACCTTGCCGCCATCACCCGACGGTCGTTCAAGGATAAAGGACTGGCGTTTCTGTCCGTTCGCCAGGGTCCGATGGCGCATGAAAAGCTGCCTGACGAAGTGATACACCTTGCGTCTGGTATGTTAATGGCGGGATACCCGAGTGTGATTGCACCCATGTGGTCTGTGGCCGACGATGACACACCCTTTATGGCTGACaagatatatgcgcaattAATGGAGAGTAGGAAAATCGGGAATGGAGAAGTAGGGAAAGCGTTGCATCATGCTTTGGCAGCACTGCGCGAGAAGGTTGGTGAGAAGGAGTTTGGACGCTGGGTACCTTATATCCATATCGGATCGTAG
- a CDS encoding Copia protein has product MVDTNPSTSTNNGMSGLHRIPPLQGTDNYNMWRTQMEDILTNLDLYGYVNGTITMPSLTTTTTTPSASGSSGKDAQASTSTGTNEEYLKWSKSNRKALVNIRLRVDGNVLTHIQGCTTSANAWNTLATTFQVKGTVGLIDL; this is encoded by the coding sequence ATGGTTGATACTAACCCTAGTACATCAACTAACAACGGTATGAGCGGTTTACACCGCATACCACCCCTGCAAGGGACTGACAATTACAACATGTGGCGCACAcagatggaagacatacttaCCAATCTTGATCTGTATGGCTACGTTAACGGAACGATAACTATGCCGTCATTGACAACAACGACAACTACGCCAAGTGCATCTGGCAGTAGTGGGAAGGATGCTCAGGCATCCACATCAACTGGTACAAACGAAGAATACCTTAAATGGAGTAAATCCAACCGTAAAGCATTAGTGAACATACGCCTGAGAGTTGACGGGAATGTACTTACACACATACAAGGTTGTACAACCTCCGCCAACGCTTGGAATACGCTTGCGACTACATTCCAAGTTAAGGGAACAGTCGGATTAATCGATCTTTGA
- a CDS encoding integrase core domain protein, with translation MDNKSTLTNEINNLRSRILAEAHRKSIRNTDGKAFFSSNKPLFNQSVRTNSSQHGPDKSKSKCNNCGKIGHWAAECRGPGGGAYKHGQQNRGNQPNRRFNSLNKPQNNNACTHIAVAENSKTNDYAFSTFKNLRKDFSKSTCTWIADSGTTTHIANDQRLFTDYRKSLDYVTGVAGKEPILGQGTVELWCLIDPEKTKQRKIMLTNVAHVPSSPANLISLSLITDKGYCVSMDQDQLVIYGPNNKLITFGLKLQNRSQGNLWKLNAKTINKVSVNNKHTPTELALVKQTSQTWLDWHKVLGHIGLQALQQIKNTNAVNGMEIVEDNIGLNFKCFLQHKDETLNEYKSFEALLNTQKDKKIKRVRFNNGREFVNNDWIEHAAQRGTVLETTALYSAQQNGIAKQLNQTLTDKAQAMLLESAAPKFLWNEALAYACYLKNQVPTQVHGTFWKTPFEAFWGRKPNVSVLRPWGTKCYVLDQGISDVQGKSWRYYKTRANWILHSRNILFPKDHAAIKDVADNTDWGELVAPPAEGEMTQTNSAAEQPTKPTGTGGAHVVSKNKENDSKLPSDKKPIKSELKTEGTTSNSHTQPIQQPVVPKSNTSCSKPAMRTNPSAVTTQSIQAINALTPGSGDGIRTRSRNPNAPAISLARERGGVKISINDTTPSELKDIFAGSSDTDSSKSNDHRTFSLLTDTSSVLSAPTIPSELAFALDALPTLQSTTSIDGTLADKFGRLQLSDYTPTKPDSPLATTGHLEQSWAALANLSNPNNHPTVEEALAGPQANKWLEAMRKEVSTLERMGTYKHVEPPKDCKPIGNKWVLTLKRNANGEPERYKARLVAQGFSQQPGINFDKTFAPVLDVNAAYLHAEVDKELYMQQIPYFKDGTNRVLKLKRSIYGLKQAGRMWNKLYNTKLQSISYRPCLTDLCVYYRLEDYKVPPTSTITSRTPTRSSLRASSHTGRSYPAPTMATRSRTSSRAQSPFDPRDLGPQLPSATPIELGEVSLERVTRLLLGLLSQVKNLEQKLKEVKETGIETQTNVENISQTVDVVKDGLRSLQLHGPRTPEEAKPPVVEATPRPLHKTKPVGSVSGPSFWPEQPKGLPSFAQPAPQRAIPPRVPSPLPSLRLRSPIGAPAPPPPAPVAAYPAPVKVDHPDAYTGKIGSEAKQWLTRMLAWTRLNARMFPTDQEVLSFLLMNMKDAAGAWAHPHLDQLGSHRAIIQTVEGFKLEFLAAFGDPDATRAAERKITTLTQSGTCADYITKFRTLAMELDWNDAALQGQFARGLHWEVSRQIATREHQPRTLLELQNAALVIDNALCKERASHPPRDNKSSKPSNPARGTSTGQSTTGSKKLSDDPNFVSEEERNRRRAAGACIKCGKMGHKFADCRTGWKATPIKEKGKAKETAKIGEDSEYQSGKE, from the exons ATGGACAACAAAAGTACCCTGACAAATGAAATCAACAACCTACGATCACGCATCCTTGCAGAAGCACATAGAAAAAGCATTAGGAACACGGACGGAAAGGCATTTTTTAGCTCAAATAAACCCCTATTCAACCAATCTGTACGCACCAATTCAAGCCAACATGGACCAGACAAGTCTAAATCCAAGTGCAACAACTGCGGAAAAATTGGTCACTGGGCAGCGGAGTGCCGCGGCCCAGGCGGCGGTGCATACAAACACGGTCAACAGAACAGAGGAAATCAACCTAATCGACGTTTTAACTCATTGAACAAACCCCAAAACAACAACGCTTGTACGCATATAGCCGTTGCAGAAAATAGCAAGACTAACGACTACGCGTTCTCAACCTTCAAGAACCTACGCAAAGATTTTAGCAAGTCCACATGCACATGGATAGCTGATAGCGGCACAACTACTCACATTGCAAATGATCAACGACTATTCACCGACTATAGGAAATCCTTGGATTATGTTACCGGCGTAGCCGGTAAAGAGCCAATTCTGGGCCAAGGCACTGTGGAGCTATGGTGCCTAATTGATCCTGAGAAGACCAAACAAAGAAAGATTATGCTTACCAATGTGGCCCACGTGCCTAGTTCCCCGGCAAACCTCATCAGTTTATCACTAATCACTGATAAGGGATATTGCGTCTCAATGGatcaagaccaattagtaATATATGGTCCAAACAACAAACTGATCACCTTTGGTTTGAAGCTACAAAATAGAAGTCAAGGGAACCTATGGAAACTAAATGCCAAAACAATAAACAAAGTCAGTGTGAACAATAAGCATACACCCACAGAACTTGCACTCGTGAAACAAACCAGTCAAACTTGGCTCGACTGGCACAAAGTACTCGGACACATTGGCCTGCAAGCCCTTCAACAAATCAAGAACACAAACGCAGTTAATGGCATGGAAATAGTAGAAGATAACATAGGACTCAACTTCAAAT GCTTCTTACAACACAAGGACGAGACGTTAAACGAATATAAATCGTTTGAAGCACTATTAAATACACAAAAGGACAAGAAAATAAAACGAGTAAGATTCAACAATGGCAGAGAGTTTGTGAACAACGATTGGATCGAACATGCAGCCCAGAGAGGGACCGTTTTGGAAACAACGGCCCTGTACTCAGCTCAACAGAATGGAATTGCCAAACAATTGAACCAAACACTTACCGACAAAGCTCAAGCAATGTTACTTGAGTCAGCTGCTCCAAAATTCCTATGGAATGAAGCATTGGCGTACGCGTGCTACTTGAAGAATCAAGTACCCACGCAAGTGCATGGTACATTCTGGAAAACACCGTTTGAGGCGTTCTGGGGACGAAAGCCCAACGTTAGTGTCCTGCGACCTTGGGGTACCAAATGCTATGTACTTGATCAAG GTATCTCTGATGTACAAGGCAAGAGTTGGCGTTACTACAAAACCAGAGCAAATTGGATATTGCACTCACGCAATATCTTGTTCCCAAAGGACCAtgcggcaatcaaagacgtTGCAGATAACACCGATTGGGGAGAATTGGTCGCTCCGCCcgctgagggggagatgactcAAACCAACAGCGCTGCGGAACAACCAACCAAACCTACTGGAACAGGGGGagcacatgtagttagtaaaAACAAAGAAAATGACTCAAAACTACCTAGCGATAAAAAGCCTATAAAGAGCGAACTAAAGACTGAGGGAACAACATCGAACTCACATACTCAACCAATCCAACAACCTGTTGTCCCTAAGTCTAATACCTCTTGCTCTAAGCCTGCTATGCGCACCAACCCTAGCGCTGTTACTACTCAGTCAATTCAAGCGATTAATGCACTCACCCCCGGTAGTGGAGATGGAATCCGAACCCGTAGTCGGAATCCTAACGCCCCTGCCATCTCTCTTGCAAGAGAAAGAGGCGGAGTCAAGATCTCCATCAATGACACCACCCCATCTG AACTCAAGGATATCTTTGCCGGTTCTAGCGACACCGACAGCTCCAAGAGCAATGATCACCGCACATTCAGCCTACTCACCGACACCTCCTCCGTACTATCCGCACCTACCATCCCATCCGAACTTGCCTTTGCACTGGATGCCCTGCCAACGCTGCAATCAACTACGTCCATTGATGGTACACTGGCAGACAAATTTGGCCGCCTCCAGTTATCCGACTACACTCCAACCAAGCCGGATTCCCCCCTGGCAACAACCGGGCATCTGGAACAATCCTGGGCCGCGTTGGCCAATCTGTCCAACCCAAACAACCACCCCACCGTGGAGGAGGCCCTTGCAGGACCACAGGCAAACAAATGGTTGGAGGCAATGCGGAAGGAGGTCAGCACACTTGAGAGGATGGGTACGTACAAACACGTTGAACCCCCTAAAGATTGTAAACCCATTGGAAACAAATGGGTACTGACACTCAAACGGAACGCCAATGGTGAACCAGAACGCTACAAGGCGCGATTAGTTGCACAAGGGTTCAGTCAACAACCCGGCATCAATTTTGACAAGACGTTTGCACCTGTT CTCGACGTCAACGCCGCTTACCTACATGCTGAAGTTGACAAAGAACTATATATGCAACAAATCCCCTACTTCAAAGATGGTACGAATCGTGTCCTCAAGCTTAAACGTTCTATTTACGGTCTGAAACAAGCCGGACGTATGTGGAACAAGCTATACAATACCAAACTCCAATCAATCAGCTACCGCCCCTGTCTCACCGACTTGTGTGTCTACTACCGCCTTGAAGACTACAAGG TCCCCCCTACTTCCACCATTACATCCCGCACTCCTACTCGCTCGTCCTTGCGGGCATCCTCTCAcactggccgctcctaccccgCTCCTactatggcaacccgttcccggacaTCCTCTCGAGCCCAGTCCCCTTTTGATCCAAGAGACCTGGGACCCCAACTTCCGTCAGCCACCCCTATCgaacttggggaagtctccctcgaGCGGGTTACCCgtctcctccttggcctcctcagcCAAGTCAAGAATCTCGAGCAAAAGCTCAAAGAAGTCAAGGAAACAGGGATCGAAACCCAAACCAATGTCGAAAATATTTCCCAAAccgtcgatgttgtcaaggatgggcttcgaagcctccaactccatgggccaaggaccccagaagaagcTAAGCCCCcggttgtggaagcaacgccacgccccctacaCAAGACCAAGCCTGTTGGATCGGTTAGTGGGCCCTCCTTCTGGCCCGAGCAACCAAAAGGGCTCCCCAGCTTTGCCCAGCCAGCCCCCCAGAGGGCCATACCCCCGCGAGTCCCTTCTCCCCTTCCATCTCTGCGTCTCCGATCCCCCattggagcacctgcccctccacctccggctccagtcgccGCCTATCCtgctccggtcaaggttgaccacccagacgcctatacaggcaaaattgggagtgaagccaagcaatggctcacgaggatgttggcatggacCCGACTGAACGCccggatgttccccacggatcaggaggttttatccttcctcctgatgaatatgaaggatgcTGCCGGAGCttgggcccaccctcacctgGATCAGCTTGGCTCTCACCgagccatcatccaaaccgTGGAAGGCTTTAAATTGGAGtttttggcagcatttggcgaccctgatgccacaagggccgccgagcggaagatcaccaccctcacccagtccggcacctGCGCGGActacattacaaagttcagaaccctagcaatggaactggactggaacgacgcggcccttcaaggccagtttgcccgcggcctccactgggaggttaGCCGCCAGATTGCCACCCGCGAGCACCAACCCcgcaccctccttgagctgcaaaacgcagcacttgtcatcgaCAACGCTCTTTGCAAAGAGCGCGCTAGCCACCCGccaagggataataagtctagcaaaccatccaaccccgcaagggggacgagtaccggTCAATCAACTACCGGATCAAAGAAACTTTCCgatgaccccaactttgtgtcagAGGAGGAAcgcaaccgccgccgcgctGCAGGCGCTTgtatcaaatgcggcaaaatgggtcatAAGTTTGCAGAttgccgcacgggctggaaggccacccctatcaaggaaaaggggaaggccaaggaaaccgccaagattggcgaagactctgagtaccaatcgggaaaagagtaa